In Edaphobacter aggregans, the sequence GGCGCGAGTTACGGAGATCACCGTTCAGACGCTGCGCTTCCACCGGCAACAGACCAGGCCTTCAAAGGTTGATCTGGTCGAACTGTTACGTACGGTCATGTCGCTTTATACGGGGCGTTTGCTGGTTAGAAGCATCAGCGTCGAGATGAAGCTTGTCGCCGCGCCAAGCGTGCTCTGCTTGGAGGGTGAGATCCGTCAGGTGGTCAATAATCTGGTGCGGAATGCGTTGGATGCCATGGGGTCTGGCGGCCACTTGTTCATCCGGTTGCATCCGCAGACTGACAGCCGAAGTGGGAGGCAGGGAATCCGAATCACAGTGGCCGATACCGGAGAAGGGATAAGCCCCGAGATCGAGTCCCGGTTGTTCGAGCCCTTTCAAACAACAAAAGAGTTGACTGGCACGGGCCTTGGGTTGTGGGTCAGCAAGGGCATCGTCGAAAAGCACGGTGGATACATCCGTACAAGGACCCGGCGCGGAGCCGGTCACGGAACAGTATTTGCGGTGTGGTTGCCGTGCGAGGGTGGAATCAGTCTGACTTCTGCGGCGAATTGAAAGAGATGCGCGGCCCGGCGACGATGCTCGAACGGCGCCGGACGACGTGCGGTGTGATCAGCAGAACGATCTCGCTGGAATCAGTCTCTTTTGTTGTGTCCGCCGTTGCGGTCTGAAAGCCGGGCAACTCGGCGAGCCCGGGATAACCGCTGATGGCTGCCGACTCCGTCCTCGACAACGTACTGAAGAGAAGGGCAGTATCGCCGTCGGCCACAGTGACGTCGGAGACAAACTGGCGGCTGGCGAGGACCGGGATATTGTTGATGGAACTGCCCGTCAGTGCTTCGACCTTGAGATCGAGCTTCATGCTGATCTCGCCCGACTTCTGTATCGTGGGCGTCGCCTTCAGGGTCAGGCCGAGATCCTCATACTGAATCTGGGGTATGGTGACCGCGGTGCCGGTGAGCTGATTCAGAAGGCTCGAGGCACTGACTCCGTTGATGGTGACTCCGGCGAGCGCAGACGAGTTGGCCGTCGGACCGCTCGTATAGGTGGACGTGGTGATGGGATAGCGTGTGCCTGCTCGAAAAGTGCCTGCCTGGCGGTCGCCCATGCGAAGCTGAACGTTGTCCAGGGCACGAGCGTCGCTGGAGTTGAGTGCGAGGTTCAACGTCAGATTCAGATTGGTAGTAAGGCCAGTCTGCGTAAGGCCGCCACCGAAGAAACCAATGGTGTTGGTGAGCAGCGTGCTCTGCACGAGTCCGGAGGCGATGAGCGCCAGCGCAATGGTGATGTCGCTCGCATTCGCTGGAACAAGTCCCTGGGCGATGGCCTGGTTGACGATCGTCTGATTCGAATTGACGATGTTGTGCGCCTCGGAGGCGACGTTGTAGACGCCGAACTGTTGGGGCAATTGAACGCCGATGTTGCTTTGACGAGTCCGGTCGACCGAATAAAGATTGAGCTCAAGCATCACCTGGCTGCCGCCGTCGAGCAGATCGGCCAGCGTCAGGTTCACAGCAGTCAGCGTGTCCTCGGGCGCACGGAGGACGAGGTCGCCGGCTGAAGTCTCCACGCTGGTCTGCTTTACATCGAATACGGTGCGGATGATGTTGCCAAGCTCCTGCATCTGGTCAGTGGGCAAGCCCGGGATGTAGATCGTCTCCTGCAACTGACGCTCGAAGCGCTGGCGATTCTCGGTCGTGTCCTTCGCGATGAGGACGCTCTTGGAATCAAGCGGCACGGCGAAGAGGCCGGCCATCTCCATCAGGATCGGCGTTGCCTGCTGGTAGGTGACGTCCTCCAGGTCGAAGCGTAGGTTCTGTGTCGGAACAGATTCATCGAAGCTGGGACGTATCCCATAGCTGGAATAGACCTGCCGCAGCACATCCCGCAAGTCGGAGTGGACGTGGAAGCTCTGCGTACCGGCCTTAGGTTCAAGCGTCACTGGCCCGGCAGGCACCGGGCCCTCTCGCAGCCATGGCTCAACCTTAGCTTCAATCTTTGGGCTGAAGCTGATGGCTGGTGTGGCGTTGTCCGTGTGCTGCGTAACGATATTGTTTTGCGGATCGAGAGCGCTGGCCTCGGCGAGCAGCTTCTCCGCTTTATCGGTCTGTCCGAGCAGGCGGGCCTTGCCGGCCTCCTGGACGAGCTCGGTGACGTGGTGTTCGCGGGCCAGCGCAAGAGCCAGCGCGTACTCGCTGTTGCTGGGATTGAGCTTCAGGGCTTTGGCGAATTCCTTCTCCGCGCCTGCGAGGTCTTTTCGATCAAGCAGCCGAGCTCCGGCCAGATAAGCGTCAGCCGCAGCCTCTGTCTGACGCTTGCCGGAAGTCTCAGGGATGGCACGGGCCCCTTTGGTAGCGGCCGTAACGGGCGCTTGCGCATGTGGGGCAGCAGGCTCCTGCGCATGCGCCGACAAAGCAAGGCAGAAAATCGCAGACGCCGCGGCCCGCAAGGGCAGGGGAGTGGCGCGGGGCTGTGGGTAATCTTTCATCTACTGCTGATTTAGACGCAGACGGCGGCTAACGGGCTCTTGCAACGCCCTGGGCGATGCCCTGCAGATGGGGGCGTTCGCTCACGGGAGGCCGGCGCATGCCGTTGCGAATCTGCGCCGTGTCCATGTCGAGCTCGGCCAGGGTGCGGCTCAGCGTGTTGCGGTGCATGCCGAGCTCGTCGGCGGCCTTGCACTGGTTACCCTTGTGGTGAGCGAGTACTTCGAGGATGTAGCGCTTCTTGAACTGGCGGACGGCCTCCGCGTAGGGAATACCGGCACTGTGCATCTGCGTGATCAAACCATCCAATTCGCGCTTCAAGGTAACTCCTCGTTTGTCGTCTTTACTATTTGCGACGCTTCCTCATTGTGACCCTAACTATGCGGTTTGATCCAATCGGGTGCATTGTGCTTGAGCTGTGCTACGCCGTCCAGAATAAGCTGCTGCAGGTCGTGAGGTACAACGAAGGATACAGCATGAACCCCCGCAAGGAAATAGGGTGCGAGGTGAGAATTTTCGATCCAGTCGGTTTTTGGCAGAAAAGCCGTCGCCGCCATCAGGATAGCGACCCCCAGTAGGCACCCTCGGGCAAATCCGAACCCCGCTCCCAGCAGCCGATCGAAGAAACCCAGCCCGATAGCGTCGGCCGTACGGTGCAAAGTTCGGCCGATCAACGCCGCCACGATCATGACCCCGACGGCGATCAAAAGAAAAGCAACAACATCGGCCGCCGCTGCCGATATGATGATGCGTCGTAGCAAAGCCGCAAGAGCAGGGTAGTTCCAGGCAGCCAGCAGAATTCCAGCAACCAGCCCTCCCAGCGAGAACAACTCCAGCAGAAAGCCGCGCACAAAGGCCACAACGGTCGAATACGCGAGGATGGCGACGAGGAACCAATCAAATAGGTTCATAGTGTTGTTGTTTTAGGTCAGGCTGGTGCGGCCTGTAATCAGGTGAAAGGCTTCAAGGTACTTCTCGCGGGTGCGGGCAACCACCTCGTCCGGCAGCGCTGGTGCCGGAGCCTGCTTGTTCCAGCGGATCGACTCTAGATAATCGCGGACATATTGCTTGTCGAACGATGGTTGCGCCCCGCCCGGGTTGTAGGTCTCGGCTGGCCAGTAGCGCGAGGAGTCCGGAGTAAGCACCTCGTCGGCCAGAATAATTTCGCCGTCGATCAGGCCAAACTCGAACTTCGTGTCTGCAAGGATCACACCCTTGCTGGCCGCGTGCTTTGTGGCTTTCTCGTAGATCTCCAGCGTTAGGTTTCGTAGCGCCTCCGCGTGAAGCTCCCCGACAGTCGCGACCATCGTCTCGAAGGAGATATTTTCGTCGTGACCGCCCGTGTTGATCTTGGCCGCGGGGGTAAAGATCGGTTCAGGCAGCCGGTCCGATTCGCGCAGCCCCTCAGGCAGCTTGATCCCGCACACAGCGCCGGTGTGCTGATAGTCCTTCCAACCCGAGCCGGAGAGGTAACCGCGCACCACACACTCGACCGGAAACATCTGCGCCCGCCTGACCAACATGCTGCGACCTTCCAGCTGACCCAGGTAAGGCTGCAGGTTGCCGGGAAACTTAGCCGCATCCGCGGTGATGAGGTGGTTACTCACGGTATCGCGGAGAAAATCAAACCAGAACAGTGAGAGCTGCGTAAGGATGCGGCCCTTATCGGGGATGCCGCTGCCCAGGACATGGTCGAAGGCGGAGATGCGGTCGGTGGCCACAAACAGCAGTTGCTCGTCGGAGAGCGCATAGATATCGCGCACCTTGCCCCGCGCAGTGAGCGGGAGGGATCCAAGATCGGTTTGGAGAAGAGCTTTTTGCATCACGTTGAAAGTACCACCTCAAGGTAAGGGCATGCAGCCCGGTCGGTCTAGGGCAATGGAATAATTCGTTCCACTGGCTCAGTATTTTGATTCGGCCACGGCGGACAGACGACACGAATGTTCTTGCCGTCTGGCTCGAGCGTAGCCATCGCGGCAGCCGTGTGGCACTGCCCATTATTGAAGGTAACGTGGTCGAGTCTATGACGGAGAAAAGGCGCGAAGGACGGCCGGCGGAAAATGTAGAGCTCGATGCCGGAGTTAGCGCCCTCCACCCAAACGCTTCTTTCGAAGACCAGGTCTTTCGTAATGTGGACAGGACGGTTGGGCGTCGGTGTAAACAGATTCCCCAGCGGCGACAGTACGCTGGAAGCGAAGACAGGAATCAGGAGAATAATTGCGCTTATCGTCGTAAGCCACTTTGGGTGCAGGCGCGTGAACAGCAGGATGAGAAGCATGTAACCGGCGACGGCGCACCAGTTGATAATGGCGTTGATGAAATTAGAACCGGTACTCCATGTGCTCGCAGTGATCAGCAGTTGAACTACCACCAAAACGACCGCAAGCCGGACAAGAAAAACCCGCAACCTTGCCGGGACGCGTTCCCAGAAGACGCGCAGCTCGATCATCGCCACCATGAGCAACGCAAGCACAGCGGTTGTAAGGGGTATATTCATCCTCTTGTCATCGGTGGTTGCTCATCCGGCCTGGCGACGCGACGCACGTCCTTTTTGTAGCTCAGATCGTCGTGCGCGCCAAGTATAGGAAGCAAGGCCGCAGAAAAAAAGCTGGAGCGAAACACCCGCTCCAGCTGCGCAAAGCTTACGCAACAGCGCGCCGATTCAGGTTTACGCTGACGATCTTCGACACGCCCGGCTCCTGCATCGTGACCCCGTAGATTACGTCCGCCTGAGCCATCGTCCGCTTGCTGTGCGTAATCACCACGAACTGTGTCGTCGCACTCATGTCGTGGATCAGCTTGGCAAACCGGCCCACGTTCGTCTCGTCCAGCGGTGCATCGACCTCGTCCAGGATGCAGAACGGCGCAGGCTGGAACTGGAAGATACCAACCAGCAGCGACAGTGCCGTAAGCGCCTTCTCTCCACCCGAAAGCAGCAGAATATTCTGCAGCTTCTTGCCGGGAGGCGAAGCCAGAATGTCGATCCCGCTCTCCGCCGAGTTCTCCGCATCCGTCAGCTTCATCGATGCTTGCCCACCGCCAAACAGTTTCGTAAAGGTCGTCGAGAAGTTCTCGTTGATCACCTTGAACGCCTCGTCAAACTTGATCTTCGACACCTCGTCGATCTCCTTGATCGAAGCCTGCGTGTTCTCAATCGAATCCAACAGGTCCTTGCGCTGCGTCTCGAGGAAGCTATGCCGCTGAGTCGTCTCGGTGTATTCCTCAAGCGCCATCATGTTCACTGGTCCCATCGCTTCGAGCCGCTGCTTCAGCGCACGAGCCTCTTCTTCCTCTGTGTGCAGCGCGTCGCCTTCGATCCGCACGATGCCCTCATCGCTCCGCAGCGTAACCGCCTCGACCGCTAGATCGTTCAGACACGTCGCATCGATGTGCTCAATGTCAGAAGCCAGCTTAGCTGCACGAGCCGTCAGCGCAGCCCGCTGCTCACGAAGCGCCTCGGTTTCATGGCGCAGCGTACGAAGCCGCTGATCCAGCTCCGCCACAGCAGTCCGCAACTCAGTGGCCTCAGCTGTCAGACGAGCCCCCTCCGCCACAGCAGTAGCCCGAGTCTCTGACAACTCGCTATGCTGAGTAGCCAGCGCGGCAGTCTCCTCCTCGCGCCGCAGCTTCTCCTGCCCAGCCGCCGAAAGCTGCTGATCGAGCTGCTGAATCCGCTGATTCTGCCCGTTGTAAAGCCGAGTCGTCTGGTCAAAGTTAGCCTGCGCATTACGCCGCCGCTCCTCCAACCCAGCCAGCGCAGCAGAGGCCTCAGCCGCAGCCTGCTGCAGTTCTTCACGCCGCCCGCGAAGCTCATCCAACTGAAGCTGCAACTCCGCCAGCGAAGCCTCCAGCGTAGCCCGCTCATTCTCAAACGCCGCAGCCTCCTGCTGACGCCGGCCGATCAACTCCGCCTTCTGGTCGCGGGCATTGCGATTGCGTTCGCTCGTCAGCGACCAATCCTGCAGCCGCCGCTCAATCCGGGCAACCTCCGACTCCATCTGTCGCAGCGCCGCACCCGAGTTCGCCGATTCCCGCTCAGCATCCCGCCGCTCATGCGTCTTGCCCTCAATCGTTGCGTTCAGCTCGGCAATCTGATGCTGCAGTTTCGCCGTATGAATATCCGTCTGAGCTAGCTCCTGCTCAGCCTTCTCGACCTTCTGCTGCACCTCAGCCAGCTCACGCTTCAGCGCCAGCGGCCCCTGCGCCCGTGGCCGTCCACCCGTCACCGTAACGTTGTGGAATGTCTCTCCCGACGGAGCCAAAAAGAACGCATGCGGATTTGAAAGCGCCAGCGATCGTGCCGTGTACGAGTCCGGCGCCACAAAACCCTCCCGCAGCTTAGGCAAAATCACCTCAAGCGACTTCCCAAAGCCATCGAGCACGCGCACGCACTCCTTCAGCGGTACAACACCCTCGATGCCCTCAATATTCGTCTGCGCCGCGCTCTTCATGCCCTCAGCAAAAGCAAAGTTCGCCTGCGCATCATTCGGATGAACCAGAAACGTAGCCCGCCCAGCCACATCTGTCTGCAACAGATGCATCCCCGCATCCGCAGCATCCCAGCTCTTTACGACGATGTAGTTCAGCTCATCGCGCAAAAACTCATCGACGACGCTCTCGTACTTCCCATCCACCTCAAGAAAGTCCGCCAGCGTCCCCACAGCAGCCATGCCATTCGTATTCTGCTTGTAAGTCTCCGTCTTGAAGATATTCCGCACAGTATCGGTCGAGTAGCTATGCTCCCGAATCAGCGCCTCAAGCGACCCGCGCCGCCCATTCAAGCTCGCCACCTCACCGCGCAACTGATCGCCCCTGCGCTTCGACTGCGACTCCTCACTGCGATGAGCCTCAATCTGCGCCCTTAGCTCGCTAATCTCAGCCTCAAGCCGCTTCAACCGCTCCGTCACCGACTCAAACGACAGCTTCACCTGCCCACGCTGCAACCCCAGCGTCTCCAGCTCCTGCCGCGCAATATCCGACTCCGAAGCCAGCCGCTGAGCCTCCTGATCCAGCCCTGCCAGCGAAGCCGCAGCCTGCGCCTCTTCATTCCGAGTCTGCGAGATCCGCTGCACCAGCTGCATCGTCGCCCGCCGATTCTGCTCCACCTGCTGCTCTGCCGAAGCGACCGCCCGCAGCGCCTCCTGCGCCTGTGCCTGCTGCTGCTGCACCGCCTCACGCGAGCCCGAAGACTCCGCCGTAGCGCTCTCCAGAAAGCTCTTGTGCTGCTCTACCTCACCCGCCAGCGAAGCCAGCTGCTCCCGCGCCTGCGCCAGATCGTCAGCACCGGTAGCAAGCCGATTCGTCAACTCAGCAATGCGGTCCGCATTCGCAGCCGTGCGAGCCGTAATCCGCTCCAGCTCCACAGCCGACTGATTCGCCTGAGCCCCCGCCTCGCGAATCTGCTGATCCAGCGTATAGCCGTTGCGGATGCCCTCCGTATGCTCCGCGTCCATCGCATCAACCGTAGCGGCCTGCGAGTCGATCTGGCTGGCCAGCGCCGTAATCTTCTCCGTCGTGGCAGCCTGTTCCGTATCCAACTGAGCCATCCGGCTGGCAAGCACAACCCGCAGCCGCGTACGAAGCTCATCCCGCAGCGTGCCATAACGCTCTGCCTTGGCAGCCTGGCGTTTCAGCGTGCCCATCTGCCGAGTCACTTCTTCAAAAATGTCGTTCACACGCGAAAGGTTCTGCTTGGCCGACTCCAGCCTTAGCTCCGCCAGCCGCTTCTTCGTCTTGAACCGCGTAATTCCCGCGGCCTCTTCGAGGATGCTGCGCCGATCCAGCGGCTTCGAGCTGAGCAGCTGTCCAATGCGCTCCTGCCCGATGATCGCGTACGACTCGCCACCCAGGCCCGTGCCCATAAAGATGTCCTGAATATCCCGCAGCCGGCAGATCTTCCCGTTCAGCAGATACTCGCTGTCGCCCGACCGGAACAGCCGTCGCGTAATCGTCAGCTCGCCCGCACGAATCGGAGCCCGCCCAAACTTCCGGCGACGAATCTTCAGCACCACATTGTTAGGATTCGCTGCGACCTCCGCAGCCGCAGCTTCACTCTCAGGGGAGGGAACTGCCTGCGGCCCCTTGCCCTCCGTCTCAATCACCGTCCCCGGCTGAGCCTCAGCCACGGCCTCTTCGGTCTCAGCAGCGGTCGTCTGACGCAGTGAAGTCTCGTCCCAGTCGTTCGGCAGGTTGTCGTCGATGACGATCTCAGGCTCATCGCCCAGCGCGGCTCCGTCATACACCTCGGGGTCGACCAGCGTTAGTGACACCTCAGCCATGCCCGTCGGTTTGCGGTCACGCGTACCGGCAAAGATGACGTCCTCCATCTTGATGCCGCGCAGTGATTTGGCCGACTGCTCGCCCAGCACCCACGTGATGGCGTCAGAGATGTTCGACTTGCCGCAGCCGTTCGGCCCGACAATCGCCGCGATGCCTTCTCCGGAGAGCTGGACCTCGGTGCGATCGCAGAAGGATTTGAAGCCTAGGATCTGGACTTTCTTGAGCTTGAGCAAAGGAACCTCTGCGGCGAGAACCGGATTGGTTTCAGAAGGTCTCGCCTGCCTCTTAAGACTGATTCAACTCTAGTCGCGTGGGATGCCAGAATCAACGGCAACAACACCACCAGTTGTGGATAAGGCGTACGAAACACTACCAATGGGTGAGCAGGACAGAATAGAGTCGCCTCTATCGTCAACGGAGAAATTCTGGCAAAGTTCAGACAACGACATGACACATACTGATCCCTGAACCTGATACAACACGTGGTCTGAATTTGTCGCGGCTCTTCACCATGCTCAAGGAGTAGATTCGGATTGAACTCAGGCGACGATCTTTCTGGCCGACACTTGCCACGGAGCAACCTGATTTCTATAATCCCCATCATCATCCCTAGCAACAAGCACTTCAAACATGCTTGACCGAGAGGGCCCGGCATTTAAAACTGTCGGGTGATTGCACAATGGAGTGCTTTGGGATTTATGGTATATCCAACTGACCGCAGGGCTACCGGTGGCAGAACTTTGCAAGAAAGATTTACGAGGAGTGTGGAATGAAGAAGGTAGTCGTTGCGTCTCTCCTGGCCGTTGCTAGCGTGGCCCCGGTCACGCGGATGGCATTTGCCCAGACACAGGTGAATCTGGGATCGAACGCTCAGTCAGCTGGCGG encodes:
- a CDS encoding helix-turn-helix domain-containing protein, whose amino-acid sequence is MKRELDGLITQMHSAGIPYAEAVRQFKKRYILEVLAHHKGNQCKAADELGMHRNTLSRTLAELDMDTAQIRNGMRRPPVSERPHLQGIAQGVARAR
- a CDS encoding CvpA family protein, yielding MNLFDWFLVAILAYSTVVAFVRGFLLELFSLGGLVAGILLAAWNYPALAALLRRIIISAAAADVVAFLLIAVGVMIVAALIGRTLHRTADAIGLGFFDRLLGAGFGFARGCLLGVAILMAATAFLPKTDWIENSHLAPYFLAGVHAVSFVVPHDLQQLILDGVAQLKHNAPDWIKPHS
- a CDS encoding phosphoribosylaminoimidazolesuccinocarboxamide synthase, giving the protein MQKALLQTDLGSLPLTARGKVRDIYALSDEQLLFVATDRISAFDHVLGSGIPDKGRILTQLSLFWFDFLRDTVSNHLITADAAKFPGNLQPYLGQLEGRSMLVRRAQMFPVECVVRGYLSGSGWKDYQHTGAVCGIKLPEGLRESDRLPEPIFTPAAKINTGGHDENISFETMVATVGELHAEALRNLTLEIYEKATKHAASKGVILADTKFEFGLIDGEIILADEVLTPDSSRYWPAETYNPGGAQPSFDKQYVRDYLESIRWNKQAPAPALPDEVVARTREKYLEAFHLITGRTSLT
- the smc gene encoding chromosome segregation protein SMC, translating into MLKLKKVQILGFKSFCDRTEVQLSGEGIAAIVGPNGCGKSNISDAITWVLGEQSAKSLRGIKMEDVIFAGTRDRKPTGMAEVSLTLVDPEVYDGAALGDEPEIVIDDNLPNDWDETSLRQTTAAETEEAVAEAQPGTVIETEGKGPQAVPSPESEAAAAEVAANPNNVVLKIRRRKFGRAPIRAGELTITRRLFRSGDSEYLLNGKICRLRDIQDIFMGTGLGGESYAIIGQERIGQLLSSKPLDRRSILEEAAGITRFKTKKRLAELRLESAKQNLSRVNDIFEEVTRQMGTLKRQAAKAERYGTLRDELRTRLRVVLASRMAQLDTEQAATTEKITALASQIDSQAATVDAMDAEHTEGIRNGYTLDQQIREAGAQANQSAVELERITARTAANADRIAELTNRLATGADDLAQAREQLASLAGEVEQHKSFLESATAESSGSREAVQQQQAQAQEALRAVASAEQQVEQNRRATMQLVQRISQTRNEEAQAAASLAGLDQEAQRLASESDIARQELETLGLQRGQVKLSFESVTERLKRLEAEISELRAQIEAHRSEESQSKRRGDQLRGEVASLNGRRGSLEALIREHSYSTDTVRNIFKTETYKQNTNGMAAVGTLADFLEVDGKYESVVDEFLRDELNYIVVKSWDAADAGMHLLQTDVAGRATFLVHPNDAQANFAFAEGMKSAAQTNIEGIEGVVPLKECVRVLDGFGKSLEVILPKLREGFVAPDSYTARSLALSNPHAFFLAPSGETFHNVTVTGGRPRAQGPLALKRELAEVQQKVEKAEQELAQTDIHTAKLQHQIAELNATIEGKTHERRDAERESANSGAALRQMESEVARIERRLQDWSLTSERNRNARDQKAELIGRRQQEAAAFENERATLEASLAELQLQLDELRGRREELQQAAAEASAALAGLEERRRNAQANFDQTTRLYNGQNQRIQQLDQQLSAAGQEKLRREEETAALATQHSELSETRATAVAEGARLTAEATELRTAVAELDQRLRTLRHETEALREQRAALTARAAKLASDIEHIDATCLNDLAVEAVTLRSDEGIVRIEGDALHTEEEEARALKQRLEAMGPVNMMALEEYTETTQRHSFLETQRKDLLDSIENTQASIKEIDEVSKIKFDEAFKVINENFSTTFTKLFGGGQASMKLTDAENSAESGIDILASPPGKKLQNILLLSGGEKALTALSLLVGIFQFQPAPFCILDEVDAPLDETNVGRFAKLIHDMSATTQFVVITHSKRTMAQADVIYGVTMQEPGVSKIVSVNLNRRAVA